In Apodemus sylvaticus chromosome 7, mApoSyl1.1, whole genome shotgun sequence, the sequence TGGAATACCAtcatgaaaaccaagctacacatctaTATATTACTGGGAGACCTAGATCCAGtgcatgctttttggttggtgtttcagtctctgggtgcctccaaagtttcaggttagttgactatgttggtcttcctgtggagtcctcATCCCCTTTAGGTCCCTCAATCATTCCCCCAACTCTTCAAGACTACCTGAGCCTGTGCATCTTTCAATCTGTTTCctttggctgctgggtggagcctttcagaggacagttatgctaggctgctgtctgcaaacataatgcagtatcattaatagtgttagggattgatgTTGTGCCATTCATTGGTAGATCctgccctctgtctctgctccatcatttATGTAGGCTACATTATCGTTTAAAAGTTTGGTGGGTTAGTGTGCTTAGTTGAGTAGATACAAACTATGTCCATGTATCTTACAAACaaagtttttgctttattttgctctgacattttaatttttgttttgactttttttgttttgatacagagaaataaataatcttaaggATAgagggtaggtaggtaggtacatAGGGAGAATCTGGGATAAGCTGAAGAAATGGAAAAGTAGAATGAATTAACTATAGTCTAAATAATTATGAACTATATTCTTATAGtttattatattacattttattatataaaatattttaatgtaataaatacttgaaatttattcatacatattttattataaacataaataattatttatgtgAAATTGATATTATAATCAATAATTTTTATGCTACAACACACTGAATTTTAAAAcaccattttatttaatattaatatatgcTATAATGTATAAGACTTTTTACcaacatgaaaataatattaaatatttacacaaatatacatattttaaagattattttccaTGTGTTGAACTCAGATGCATAGAGAGAATTAAGTTTTGCAACAATGTCACTTATAGGTTTgaagttatataaaattatttttctcagaagGAATTCTTTACATGACGATTAACTGGTAATTATACTGTAAAAGATGTTTTACTTACCCATGAAACACAAATAGGAAACCCTGAGGAGTTCATAAgatataaatgcaaaaaaaatagCCAAATATGGTCTTTTATTACTGTAATTTCTTCAGtcaggaatctgaggcaggaggctcaccatgagtataaaaaggaaaggaaaatgaataaaaaaagagagaagaaagaacaaattttCACAATCAATATTACTTagtattaacttatttttttctaataaccCTGTCAAATGATATGATATTCTTACTTTTCCAACGTTTCAGACCAGGTCAACTCCAAAGCCAGTCCTCTGTCATTGACTCTtcctttgttttcatattttaagaGAAGCTGTTATTGTCTTTAGAAGCTAATACTATCCCCAACTCAGGAGAATATTTTCATACTCAAGGTTTTTCTCAGGGCAATCTTGACCTCCTTGTTCCTAAAGCTGTAGATCAAAGGATTGAGCATGGGTACCACAATGGTATAGAATACAGTGGACACTTTCCCTTGATCCATGGACAAAACGGAGGAAGGATGGAGATACATAAATGCCCCTGacccaaagaaaacagaaaccacaatTATATGTGAGCTACAGGTACTGAAGGCCTTGGACCTTCCTTCAGTGGAATGGATGTGAAGGATGCTAGAAAGAATGAATGTGTAAGAAACAATGATGGTGATGCTGGGCACACCAACATCAAAACCTACGACAATGAATACTACAAGCTCGTTGATAGAAGTGCTGCTGCAGGAAAGCTCTAGCAGAGGAAGGATGTCACACATGTAATGGTTGATAGTGTTGTCCTTACAGAAGGTCAGCCTCAGCATGCATCCTGTGTGGGCCCATGCTCCAATAAATGCTCCCACATATACAATGAGAGTCAACAGAGAGCAGACCTGAGGGGACATGGTAACAGTATACAGCAGGGGcttacagatggccacatagcgatcatatGCCATCACTGTCAACACATAGCATTCTGCACTGACAAAGAAGCAGTAGAAATAGAGCTGAGTCATACATCCTTCATAGGAAATTGTGTTCCTCTCGGAAAGGAAGTTTACCAACAATTTTGGGGTGATGACAGTAGAGTAACAGAGATCAATGAAAGATAAATTAAAGAGGAAGTAATACATAGGAGTGTGGAGAGCGGAATTCGTTCCAATCAGAGTGAGCAAGCCCAGGTTTCCTGCCACTGTGATAACATAGATGcctaggaagaggaagaagaagggaaaatgcgTCTCTGTATATTCTGTTAAGCCAACCAGGATAAACTCAGTAATGAACGAAATATTTTTAGTGTCCATTCTCTTCTACCAGGATCTGAAAGACAGAAGTCATGTTCAGAATTAGGAAATCATGCTGTATCTAGTCATTTTGCATCCGGCAGCCAAGAGCCTCTGCTGAAACTTGGCTATTTTGTGGTTTTATTGTGGCTCTTATGAGGAAGACATGTGTGGAAAGTTAAGCAAAGTGAAAACACATGGAAGAAATGTGCCAAGAAGATACACAGGcattctcttttttgtttctatttgtcttTAGCATTCCAATTTATTAATGTCAACCTTCACTCACTACATTCTAGATACCCTGCATTGATAGCCAATTAAGACTGTCATTTTGAATGGAGACTTCAGGACTGAACtagaacagagactgacagaGGTCTTTTGGCTTCCCAAACATGAAAAGCAAACATTAAACTGGCAGGAAATCTGGAGTATCCTTCAAAAAAAGTCTAAGATTTAAAGACATCCCAGAAAAAATGGCAAACTTTAAACCTACATTCCTCCTATAAAAACTTTCCAGTCATCTACACTTTATGCTTAAATCTTGACGTAGAGGTTAAAGGACATAAACCGTAATGCTAATGCTTACCCTTCTGTCTAGAGGACTCAGAACTTTGCTTGTAATCTGTCCTTTGCCTTTGGTCTCTTCAGAGAAACAACTCTGCTTCTGAAGGAAATGGTAGTTCCGTATTAATGTCCCTCTGCTCCCGAGCATTTGTAAGTATCAATCTCTCACTTTATCCAATAGTTAGATAAAGaccatcattttttattattatgattcTCATCACAATTTTGTACATGACAGAACTGAAAACTAAATAACTTTCCTTTCTTGTCTCAACATAATACCAAGTAGATTTATGTaaatcattttatctgagtgccTTTTATCTGTAGGACTTGATATAGAGAACTCTCCTGGATCCTACTCCTTAATTAACATCGTTTAGAAAGAACATCTCTAAGCCATTATTTATAAAGTAGTGAAGATGATTTCACTCTGGTACCCTTTGAGATAATATTCAACTCTAATTTTACTTCTGGGATTGTATATTCCCTAGGGCCAATGAGGTAGAAAACTTTccacttctctttttttaatcattgTGTTTCTTTGGTTTATAGCTTCCCATGTGAACATATTACTAATGACATCATAAGCCATTACAAAAATATCAGCGCATCTCCACCTGAACATCTTTCCACATGTAATAGCATGTTTTATCATGCATGATACTTTATGCCCAGTACatcctttttattttgtcttagtaTTTTCCCTGGCCATCTCTGTTCATGCTCATCTCCCCCAACTGTAAATGTTTCTGTCTTAGCAGATACATTCTGTACCTTTCCTTCTGCTTCATACAACTAAATATTGTTATTGAATCTTGTACTTGATTTACAAAGTATacatatgttcttttgcttttattatttaaaaggacTTATCAAAGTGTCACCGACATTGTAACACAACCAACTAATCCTTGTTGGTTTGAATAGTATTTTCCCCTTTGTCATAAAAAAATTATACACTCAGATTTCTctacctatatacatatatttgtatatatcatatatatacatataacaacaGTTCAtaaaaaagaggctatgaatattaaaaagaacaacATAAGGTATATGGAAAGATTGGGGAGGAATGAGAAGGAGAAATTCTGTAATTatatctcaaaaaatttaaataagcaATTTTTAAACTGACAATCTAGTAAATGATACATTGCTACGCATTTGCATAAAATTCCCTTGTCTATTATTagcttacatatttttatatatctgtaatcttatgaaatgtttttatatgcCTTGCCCTCTGATGTCCTTTGTCCATTTCTTTGGGATCATTCTCTCTTTGAacaatagaagaatgaaaatccaGGATGCTAAATGTCACTTGCTGTCAAATTTTCTTAAGTCATCACCAGTACATTGAGctacataattttatattaagcAAAAGTTTTAAATTCCTAGAGTCAAATATGTCCCAAATACTATTTGAAACATGCACACGATTACCTTAAAATCACTTATTTTTaatcaaacatttatttaaaggACCATTTTCTCTTGATTACATCACTGTAAATCGTTTAGCATTAAAGCACAACTTCCTATATCGATCTTTATGTTTATTCCCCCATGTAGCGGTCAGGATCCTTTTTTGTTGTAtgtttctgttcatttgtttgtattttatataatcatTAAGTCAGATTGTGATGTAAACTTTTATATTGCCCCTATCATAAGGATAAAACCCTAGTGTTACAAATGTCTACAGGATTCCAACCTGCATTT encodes:
- the LOC127690002 gene encoding olfactory receptor 145-like, which codes for MDTKNISFITEFILVGLTEYTETHFPFFFLFLGIYVITVAGNLGLLTLIGTNSALHTPMYYFLFNLSFIDLCYSTVITPKLLVNFLSERNTISYEGCMTQLYFYCFFVSAECYVLTVMAYDRYVAICKPLLYTVTMSPQVCSLLTLIVYVGAFIGAWAHTGCMLRLTFCKDNTINHYMCDILPLLELSCSSTSINELVVFIVVGFDVGVPSITIIVSYTFILSSILHIHSTEGRSKAFSTCSSHIIVVSVFFGSGAFMYLHPSSVLSMDQGKVSTVFYTIVVPMLNPLIYSFRNKEVKIALRKTLSMKIFS